In Mangifera indica cultivar Alphonso chromosome 1, CATAS_Mindica_2.1, whole genome shotgun sequence, a single genomic region encodes these proteins:
- the LOC123221672 gene encoding asparagine synthetase [glutamine-hydrolyzing] 3, protein MCGILAVFGCIDNSQAKRSRIIELSRRLRHRGPDWSGLHCHGDCYLAHQRLAIVDPTSGDQPLYNEDKTVVVTVNGEIYNHKQLRAQLKNHTFRTGSDCEVIAHLYEEYGENFVTMLDGMFSFVLLDTRDKSFIAARDAIGITPLYMGWGLDGSIWFASEMKALSDDCERFMTFLPGHIYSSKEGALRRWYNPPWYSEQIPSTPYDPLLLRRAFEQAVLKRLMTDVPFGVLLSGGLDSSLVAAVASRYLVESEAACQWGSQLHTFCIGLKGSPDLKAAREVADYLKTRHHEFHFTVQEGIDALEEVIYHIETYDVTTVRASTPMFLMSRKIKSLGVKMVLSGEGSDEIFGGYLYFHKAPNKEEFHEETCRKIKALHLYDCLRANKSTSAWGVEARVPFLDKEFINLAMSIDPEWKMIRPDLGRIEKWVLRNAFDDEENPYLPKHILYRQKEQFSDGVGYGWIDGLRDHANKHVTDAMLMNASFVYPENTPTTKEAYYYRTIFEKFFPKNAARSTVPGGPSVACSTAKAVEWDAAWSKNPDPSGRAALGVHAAAYEEAADGKLMNGN, encoded by the exons ATGTGTGGAATTCTCGCCGTCTTCGGTTGCATTGACAACTCCCAAGCTAAACGCTCCCGTATCATCGAGTTATCTCGAAG GTTGCGTCATAGAGGTCCAGATTGGAGTGGTTTGCATTGTCATGGAGATTGTTACCTTGCTCATCAGCGGTTGGCTATTGTAGACCCTACTTCAGGGGATCAGCCTCTTTACAATGAAGACAAGACTGTTGTTGTCACA GTGAATGGTGAGATATATAACCACAAACAATTGAGAGCACAGCTGAAGAACCATACGTTCCGAACTGGAAGTGACTGTGAAGTGATTGCCCATCTT TATGAAGAATACGGAGAAAATTTTGTGACCATGTTGGATGGCATGTTCTCTTTTGTCCTCCTTGACACTCGTGACAAAAGCTTCATTGCTGCTCGGGATGCTATTGGAATTACCCCACTTTATATGGGCTGGGGTCTTGACG gatcaatatggtttgcTTCTGAAATGAAAGCTTTAAGTGATGATTGTGAGCGATTCATGACTTTCCTGCCAGGGCATATTTATTCAAGCAAAGAAG GAGCGCTTAGAAGGTGGTACAACCCACCTTGGTATTCAGAGCAAATACCTTCAACTCCATATGATCCCCTGCTTTTACGTAGGGCCTTTGAGCAG GCTGTGTTAAAGAGACTTATGACAGATGTACCTTTTGGCGTGCTTCTATCTGGAGGATTGGACTCGTCACTTGTTGCTGCTGTGGCTTCTCGCTATTTGGTTGAATCGGAAGCTGCTTGTCAGTGGGGGTCCCAGTTGCACACATTTTGTATTGGTTTGAAG GGTTCTCCAGATCTAAAAGCTGCCAGAGAGGTAGCAGATTATCTTAAAACTCGTCACCATGAGTTTCACTTTACCGTTCAG GAAGGAATAGATGCTCTTGAGGAAGTCATTTACCATATAGAAACATATGATGTGACTACTGTTAGAGCGAGCACTCCAATGTTTCTTATGTCtcgaaaaattaaatctttaggAGTGAAAATGGTTTTGTCTGGTGAAGGTTCAGATGAAATCTTTGGAGGTTATCTGTATTTCCACAAGGCACCCAACAAAGAGGAATTTCACGAAGAAACATGTCGAAAG ATTAAAGCTCTTCATCTTTATGATTGCTTGAGAGCAAATAAATCAACCTCTGCGTGGGGTGTTGAAGCCCGTGTACCCTTCTTAGATAAAGAGTTCATCAATCTTGCAATGAGTATAGATCCAGAATGGAAAATG ATCAGGCCTGATCTTGGAAGGATAGAGAAGTGGGTCTTACGCAATGCATTTGATGATGAAGAGAACCCATACTTGCCAAAG CACATATTATACAGGCAGAAGGAACAATTCAGTGACGGAGTCGGGTACGGTTGGATTGATGGCCTAAGGGATCATGCAAACAAACAT GTTACTGATGCAATGTTGATGAATGCAAGCTTTGTATACCCTGAAAACACTCCTACCACAAAAGAGGCATACTATTATAGAACTATCTTCGAGAAATTCTTCCCAAAG AATGCTGCAAGATCAACTGTTCCTGGAGGTCCAAGTGTAGCTTGCAGTACGGCAAAGGCAGTGGAATGGGATGCAGCCTGGTCTAAAAATCCTGACCCATCTGGTCGTGCTGCCCTTGGCGTGCATGCAGCTGCATATGAGGAAGCAGCAGATGGTAAGCTGATGAATGGCAATTGA
- the LOC123215789 gene encoding oxidation resistance protein 1 → MGKHKSLRGKAVHFVSDLATVLLNPISDKPSKHPSPPPPPQEEESESKNGQLKSINEEDAGDLGDGPDTSSFSAFLYSLLSSDSGHDPNSEEQNGYQEETSNAPSNTGMKENGGRKSLFSRGKSSLKAIYQAARISGYRSQDNKVDSDMKSDDETEAKFDGLEMRHMQNVEESVASEVVPEISEPSLLLTEKMRSSLYALLPGLVQGKKWLLLYSTWRHGISLSTLYRRSMLCPGLSLLVVGDRKGAVFGGLVEAPLKPTNKKYQGTNSTFVFTNTPGHPVIFRPTGANRYYTLCSTDFLAIGGGGHFALYLDGDLLNGSSSVSETYGNPCLAHSEDFQVKEVELWGFVYGSKYDEILALSRREMPGICHW, encoded by the exons ATGGGAAAGCACAAGTCTTTAAGGGGCAAAGCAGTTCACTTTGTCTCTGATCTCGCCACTGTCTTGCTCAACCCCATCTCTGATAAGCCTTCCAAACAcccttctcctcctcctcctcctcag GAAGAGGAAAGTGAGTCAAAAAATGGACAGCTTAAGTCAATTAATGAAGAGGATGCTGGGGATTTAGGTGATGGACCTGATACATCTTCGTTTAGTGCATTCCTCTATTCTCTGTTGTCTTCAGATTCTGGACATGATCCAAACTCAGAGGAGCAAAATGGCTATCAAGAAGAGACGAGCAATGCACCATCTAACACTGGAATGAAAGAGAACGGAGGAAGGAAGAGCTTATTTTCTAGGGGTAAAAGTTCTCTTAAGGCTATTTACCAAGCTGCTAGAATCAGTGGGTATCGAAGCCAGGATAACAAGGTTGATTCTGACATGAAAAGTGATGATGAGACTGAAGCCAAATTTGATGGACTTGAAATGAGGCATATGCAGAATGTGGAAGAGTCTGTTGCTTCAGAAGTAGTTCCTGAAATTTCTGAACCTTCGCTGCTTCTCACTGAGAAAATGAGAAGTTCCCTTTATGCATTACTACCTGGACTTGTTCAAGGGAAGAAATGGTTGTTGCTCTACAG TACGTGGAGGCACGGCATATCACTTTCAACTTTGTACAGAAGAAGCATGCTTTGCCCAGGCCTAAGTTTGCTG GTTGTTGGAGACCGCAAAGGTGCAGTATTTGGTGGACTGGTGGAGGCACCCCTAAAACCGACTAACAAGAAATATCAG GGAACTAATAGTACGTTTGTTTTCACAAATACACCCGGTCATCCAGTTATATTCCGCCCCACAG GTGCAAATCGATATTACACTTTGTGCTCCACCGACTTTCTAGCCATTGGCGGGGGTGGCCATTTTGCATTGTACCTGGATGGTGATCT ATTGAATGGGTCAAGTTCTGTATCAGAAACCTACGGAAACCCTTGTCTTGCACACTCCGAAGACTTTCAAGTGAAGGAAGTTGAG TTGTGGGGGTTTGTATATGGGTCGAAGTATGATGAAATACTTGCTTTAAGCAGAAGAGAGATGCCTGGCATTTGCCACTGGTAA
- the LOC123221663 gene encoding UDP-N-acetylglucosamine transporter ROCK1-like: protein MAPAATKGTTPTVSSSKMSSRVLLYSILLTLQYGAQPLITKRCIGPEVIVTTSVLTCELAKVICALILMTKDGTLWKQFNNWTLVGSLTASGLPAAIYALQNSLLQISYKNLDSLTFSMLNQTKIFFTAFFTYIILRQKQSIQQIGALFLLIMAAVLLSIGEGSSKGSSTDDPDHILFYGIVPVLVGSVLSGLASSLCQWASQVKKHSSYLMTVEMSVVGSLCLLASTSKSPDGEAIRKQGFFYGWTPLTWIPVLSNALGGILVGLVTTHAGGVRKGFIIVSALLVTALLQFIFEGKPPSLYCLIAFPLVITSISIYQKYPYKVKKKEA, encoded by the exons ATGGCGCCGGCAGCGACCAAAGGAACGACTCCAACTGTGAGCTCGTCGAAAATGAGTTCAAGGGTTTTGCTCTACTCCATTCTTCTCACTCTTCAATACGGTGCGCAGCCTCTCATCACCAAACGTTGCATTGG GCCAGAAGTTATTGTGACTACATCTGTCTTAACGTGCGAGCTAGCAAAG GTTATATGTGCCTTGATTCTCATGACAAAAGATGGTACTTTGTGGAAACAATTCAATAATTGGACCTTGGTTGGCTCATTGACTGCATCAGGACTTCCTGCAGCTATTTATGCACTGCAAAACAGCTTGCTGCAGATATCCTACAAGAATCTTGATTCACTGACCTTCTCCATGCTGAATCagacaaaaatattctttacTGCTTTCTtcacatatataatattgag GCAGAAGCAATCAATACAGCAAATTGGGGCCCTATTCTTGTTGATCATGGCAGCTGTTCTTCTAAGTATTGGTGAAGGCTCCAGCAAAGGTTCTAGTACTGATGACCCTGACCATATTTTATTCTACGGAATTGTTCCTGTCTTGGTTGGATCTGTCCTCTCAGGTCTGGCTTCTTCTTTGTGTCAATGGGCATCTCAG GTTAAGAAGCACTCGTCGTACCTGATGACTGTAGAAATGTCTGTTGTTGGTAGTCTGTGTTTGTTAGCTAGCACATCTAAATCTCCAGATGGAGAAGCCATAAGGAAACAAGGATTCTTTTATGGATGGACTCCACTAACATGG ATCCCTGTTCTATCAAATGCTCTTGGTGGAATTCTGGTTGGCCTAGTGACAACCCATGCTGGTGGTGTTAGAAAG GGGTTCATCATTGTTTCTGCACTTCTTGTTACAGCGTTGCTTCAATTCATTTTTGAAGGGAAACCACCTTCACTGTATTGTCTCATAGCTTTCCCTCTCGTCATTACTAGCATCTCAATCTACCAGAAGTATCCGTACAAAGTCAAAAAGAAGGAAGCCTAA